Proteins encoded in a region of the Paenibacillus sp. W2I17 genome:
- a CDS encoding DUF5696 domain-containing protein, with protein MNYTVAKKITGMLLAGSLLLGGCQFSPTPLAHETVTAADPTDFPSLPPGEKLKSSFSDVRLPGMVGIAQNAALQLFINEETAEIAVIHTQSGQIWRSNPADREQDGVAAGINKDLLSSQTKLSFFNSLGQSSTVNSFTDSVAHKQISYEVLPSGVRVHYQFGSTERSIEDLPMKISKERFEQRLLAQLDKAGQRALKVGYAEDKDEGTYVRIDKAMQGLQLSRALKAFDTAGYTLEDLAQDHAEFGIEEERSGPRLFMLTMEYELDGEDLLVRVPSSGIHFPEEYPINSISVMDYFGAGGSEEVGSILVPDGSGALIHFNNGKLQYPAYQQDIYGPDMTMKLREASSNEARARLPVFGLIRKEGAFLGIIEQGDAVAVVNADISGKLNSYNNVYPSFYVVNKSDVTLQASDMVRTLPKFQKKPTASDFVVRYAFVGADKASYSGLASLYRDYLMQNGGLPELNASKEQSNVPFYLQLFGGMTTRQHMLGIPYDSTEALTTFDEAKNILSALTEKKVSNIQVRYAGWLNGGLHHRLPDSIQVDGAVGGKKGLRDFSAYTQEAGIGFYPDIALLNVQSKKGFKPSKEASRTLTQEPAVLYPMNQAIQRRDRDRSPSYVLSPNMLEDVTADMLDELRSLQKDGLSLSLNDLAAQLNSDMNPKKLVDRTQALGSVKKALEQIGQQAGSLVAEGGNAYALPYVTGLTDAPMTSSRFKLEDEEIPFYQLVVHGSIGYTGTPYNLSTYTNARQYVLKLIEYGASPYFAWFNAPNHVVKETDYDDLYAANYEQWIDLAAEIYNEVNQVNQPFAGRSMMSHESLEEGVFRTTYEGGGFVIVNYNDFPVEVDNDTVEAQSYVTGGEQL; from the coding sequence ATGAATTATACCGTAGCCAAAAAAATAACAGGAATGCTGCTCGCGGGCAGTCTGCTTCTGGGCGGTTGTCAATTCTCGCCAACACCGCTCGCTCACGAGACAGTGACTGCCGCAGATCCGACGGACTTTCCCTCCCTGCCTCCCGGAGAGAAACTGAAATCATCGTTCAGCGATGTCCGCCTTCCCGGCATGGTAGGCATTGCGCAGAATGCTGCGCTGCAATTGTTCATTAACGAAGAGACTGCCGAGATTGCAGTGATTCACACGCAGAGCGGCCAGATCTGGCGCAGCAATCCTGCAGATCGTGAGCAGGATGGGGTTGCAGCCGGGATAAACAAAGACCTTTTATCATCACAGACGAAGCTCAGCTTCTTCAACAGCCTCGGACAGAGCAGCACCGTGAATTCCTTCACGGATAGTGTTGCACACAAGCAGATAAGCTACGAGGTGCTGCCAAGCGGCGTGCGGGTCCACTACCAGTTTGGAAGCACTGAGCGATCCATAGAAGACTTGCCGATGAAGATCAGCAAGGAGCGATTTGAACAAAGGCTGCTTGCACAGCTAGACAAGGCCGGGCAACGGGCCTTGAAGGTCGGCTATGCGGAAGACAAGGATGAAGGCACTTACGTCCGGATTGATAAGGCGATGCAAGGATTGCAATTGTCCCGGGCCTTGAAGGCTTTTGACACAGCCGGTTACACATTGGAGGATCTGGCTCAGGATCATGCCGAGTTTGGCATTGAAGAGGAACGAAGTGGACCACGGCTATTTATGCTTACGATGGAATATGAGCTGGATGGAGAGGATTTGCTTGTACGTGTTCCGTCCTCAGGTATTCATTTTCCGGAGGAATATCCGATCAACAGCATATCTGTAATGGATTACTTCGGGGCCGGGGGTTCAGAAGAAGTGGGCTCCATACTGGTGCCGGACGGTTCGGGAGCACTGATCCATTTTAACAATGGCAAGCTGCAGTATCCTGCCTATCAACAAGATATATACGGACCGGATATGACCATGAAACTACGGGAAGCAAGTTCGAATGAAGCCAGAGCCAGGTTGCCGGTATTTGGACTGATTCGGAAAGAGGGGGCTTTCCTGGGCATTATTGAACAAGGGGATGCCGTTGCAGTTGTGAATGCCGATATCAGCGGCAAACTGAACAGTTACAACAACGTATATCCCAGCTTCTATGTAGTGAACAAGAGCGATGTGACGCTTCAGGCAAGTGATATGGTTCGTACACTTCCGAAATTCCAGAAGAAACCGACCGCGTCTGATTTCGTCGTTCGATATGCTTTTGTCGGGGCGGATAAGGCCTCGTACTCGGGGCTTGCATCTCTCTATCGGGATTATCTGATGCAAAACGGCGGACTTCCCGAGTTGAACGCCAGCAAGGAGCAGAGTAACGTTCCCTTTTATCTGCAACTGTTCGGTGGCATGACAACAAGACAGCATATGTTGGGCATACCGTATGATTCAACGGAGGCTTTGACCACATTTGATGAAGCCAAAAACATTCTCTCCGCCTTGACGGAGAAGAAGGTATCCAATATTCAGGTGCGTTATGCAGGATGGCTTAACGGCGGGCTTCATCATCGACTGCCGGATTCCATCCAAGTAGACGGCGCGGTAGGCGGGAAAAAGGGATTGCGGGATTTCAGTGCATATACACAAGAAGCGGGCATCGGTTTCTATCCCGATATCGCTCTGCTGAATGTGCAATCCAAAAAAGGGTTTAAACCGTCCAAAGAAGCTTCACGCACATTAACTCAGGAACCGGCGGTCTTGTATCCGATGAACCAGGCCATCCAGCGGCGGGACCGGGATCGTTCACCATCCTATGTGCTTTCGCCCAACATGCTGGAAGACGTAACGGCAGACATGTTAGATGAGCTGAGGTCCCTTCAAAAGGATGGACTGTCGCTAAGCCTGAATGATCTGGCAGCTCAGTTAAACAGCGATATGAATCCGAAAAAGCTGGTGGACCGAACCCAAGCGCTTGGCTCCGTGAAGAAGGCACTTGAACAAATCGGGCAGCAGGCTGGCTCGCTTGTTGCTGAAGGCGGGAACGCTTATGCCTTGCCGTATGTAACTGGTCTGACAGATGCGCCGATGACCAGCAGTCGTTTCAAGCTGGAGGATGAAGAGATTCCGTTCTATCAGCTCGTTGTACACGGCAGCATCGGTTATACGGGGACGCCATACAATCTCTCCACATATACCAATGCAAGGCAATATGTGCTGAAGCTGATTGAATATGGAGCGAGTCCTTACTTTGCATGGTTCAATGCGCCAAACCATGTTGTGAAAGAAACGGATTATGATGATCTCTACGCGGCGAATTATGAACAATGGATCGATCTGGCTGCCGAGATCTACAACGAGGTGAACCAGGTGAACCAACCGTTTGCCGGACGTTCCATGATGTCCCATGAATCCCTGGAGGAGGGCGTCTTCCGGACAACATATGAAGGTGGCGGGTTCGTAATTGTCAATTATAACGACTTCCCTGTAGAAGTTGACAACGATACAGTGGAAGCCCAAAGCTATGTGACTGGTGGTGAGCAGCTCTGA
- a CDS encoding carbohydrate ABC transporter permease: MWGVIYVLPWLIGFVLFFFIPLLASLRYSMSTIQANAEGIAIQFNGVTNYIQALTVNTSFNRALIEAITDVLINVPLIVIFSLFLAVILNQKFRGRAVARSIFFLPVILASGVIMTLESTSLIEAVNQSSTGGSSLGTFELENLMVNAGVSDWIVTYLSSAVDRIYQIVSQSGVQILIFLAGIQTISPQLYEASKMEGATGYEAFWKITFPMVSPLIFVNAIYTIIDSFANNAMTELIRDTGFVKFDFGLSSAMAWVYFLAIAIILVIVNIIFSKRVFYQD, encoded by the coding sequence ATGTGGGGCGTAATCTACGTGCTTCCCTGGCTCATTGGTTTTGTGTTGTTTTTCTTCATTCCGCTGTTAGCCTCTCTGCGATACAGCATGAGTACAATTCAGGCTAACGCGGAAGGCATAGCGATTCAGTTCAACGGTGTTACCAATTACATTCAGGCGCTGACCGTCAATACAAGCTTTAACCGTGCGTTAATTGAGGCGATCACAGACGTGCTCATCAACGTACCGCTTATCGTTATATTCAGTCTGTTCCTTGCCGTCATCCTGAATCAGAAGTTCAGGGGCCGGGCTGTTGCGCGGTCGATCTTTTTCCTGCCCGTTATTCTGGCATCGGGAGTGATTATGACACTGGAGAGCACCAGCCTGATTGAAGCGGTTAATCAGAGTAGCACAGGTGGAAGCTCACTCGGGACATTTGAACTCGAAAATCTGATGGTTAACGCCGGAGTGAGCGATTGGATCGTTACGTATCTGAGTAGCGCCGTAGATCGGATCTATCAGATCGTCAGTCAATCCGGTGTACAGATTTTGATCTTTTTGGCAGGGATCCAGACGATTTCCCCTCAACTGTATGAGGCTTCGAAGATGGAAGGGGCAACGGGTTATGAAGCCTTTTGGAAAATTACGTTCCCAATGGTCAGCCCGCTTATTTTTGTCAATGCGATCTATACAATCATTGATTCGTTTGCCAATAACGCCATGACGGAACTGATCCGGGATACCGGCTTCGTCAAATTTGACTTTGGATTAAGTTCTGCCATGGCATGGGTCTACTTTCTGGCCATTGCCATCATTCTGGTTATCGTAAACATCATTTTCTCGAAGCGAGTCTTCTATCAAGATTAG
- a CDS encoding YIP1 family protein, with product MQASSKQLYQYPLHLIFHPFDGYWELKYERNQRNSLLIAFMILVLLVITKILHAQYSGFLINLSNPKYLNSLLEMLYVIIPVLFWCVANWSLTTLMDGEGKFSEIFMSTCFALVPLLLIHFPWIWLSLVISAQETAFYYFSNALAIAWTVYLLFVGNMTVHQYTPAKTVLTMLLTLVAMAFMAFLCLLFFSLVQQIVSFVVTIYQELVLRG from the coding sequence ATGCAGGCATCAAGTAAGCAACTATACCAGTACCCGCTGCATCTGATTTTTCATCCGTTTGACGGATACTGGGAATTGAAGTATGAACGGAACCAGAGAAACTCACTGCTGATTGCTTTCATGATCCTGGTGCTTCTGGTCATCACCAAAATTTTGCATGCCCAGTACAGCGGTTTTCTCATTAATCTCAGTAATCCAAAGTACCTGAACAGTCTGCTCGAAATGTTATATGTCATTATACCGGTACTGTTTTGGTGTGTGGCTAACTGGTCGTTAACCACATTGATGGACGGGGAAGGCAAGTTCTCCGAAATTTTCATGTCAACGTGTTTTGCACTGGTACCGTTGTTACTCATTCATTTTCCATGGATCTGGCTGAGTCTTGTGATCTCTGCGCAGGAAACTGCCTTTTATTATTTCTCCAATGCACTCGCCATTGCGTGGACGGTATATCTGTTATTTGTGGGGAATATGACGGTTCACCAGTACACACCAGCCAAAACGGTGCTCACGATGCTGCTGACACTTGTAGCGATGGCGTTTATGGCATTTCTGTGCCTGTTATTCTTCAGTCTTGTACAGCAGATTGTATCGTTTGTCGTAACCATCTATCAGGAATTAGTGCTTCGGGGCTAA
- a CDS encoding RICIN domain-containing protein: protein MKKFMTSCKLVLILALLITIAPWGGSRAEAWVGMPMGKLHVNGKNLVNSNNQPVLLNGWHQPSGAYWTYQDSNYYLNLHGNNRHAATLAYLKDITDTFADTSAKYGSNHGWNMNQVRLFIDRQDMGDVAAGTYNFAGVQTVTQNVIIPYIQYAKTKGVYVVLGLDFTLKDDQATTPANLQKFNEIWGYLASRPEIKSADNVHFELINEPVKSYANGHWGGYNGENDFVDHWNDLRNFQNSMISTIRSKGADNVIWAAGLGYNQFYSLTASHPLTDPLNNYGYAVHWYPGYGAYDNFSILQDQWNTNVKAAADKYPINITEVTWFKNKPGDSAYWNLFNGSNEGFGTNTKTIFNASGNVSIAAHMNGFILEPGQRSSFADPTAGLKWDGDASRSAMGRFLFNWYHERAQTYPGSGQGGGPTTGLVSGATYKIVARHSNKVVDVPGGQNENNLQLQQWSDLGGNPQKWVLTSIGNGNYTLTSVNSPDKVIDIRNGTLTNGEAVQLMSNLNTTAQHFKVNDLGNGYWSIINVNSNKAIEVANASTSDGAMLQQNTYTGATNQQWKFVAVSN from the coding sequence GTGAAGAAGTTCATGACATCTTGTAAACTTGTACTCATTCTGGCTTTATTGATCACAATTGCTCCATGGGGAGGCAGTCGTGCCGAAGCATGGGTGGGCATGCCGATGGGCAAGCTTCACGTAAACGGCAAAAACCTGGTGAACAGCAACAACCAGCCTGTGCTACTGAACGGTTGGCATCAACCCTCAGGTGCCTACTGGACGTATCAGGACAGCAATTATTATCTCAATCTGCATGGCAATAACCGTCATGCAGCTACACTGGCTTATCTGAAAGACATTACCGATACTTTTGCTGACACCAGCGCGAAGTACGGAAGCAATCATGGCTGGAATATGAATCAGGTACGTCTGTTCATCGATCGTCAGGACATGGGAGATGTGGCTGCTGGTACATATAACTTTGCCGGTGTGCAGACCGTTACGCAAAATGTAATTATTCCGTACATTCAATATGCCAAAACAAAAGGTGTCTATGTTGTCCTGGGACTGGACTTCACATTGAAGGATGATCAGGCGACAACACCTGCCAACCTGCAAAAATTCAACGAAATCTGGGGTTATCTCGCTTCACGCCCGGAGATCAAAAGTGCAGACAACGTTCACTTCGAACTGATCAACGAACCGGTGAAATCCTATGCCAATGGACATTGGGGTGGATACAACGGGGAAAATGACTTTGTGGATCACTGGAATGACTTGCGTAATTTCCAAAATTCCATGATTTCAACAATTCGCAGCAAAGGTGCGGACAATGTCATCTGGGCGGCAGGTCTGGGATACAACCAATTTTACAGCTTGACGGCAAGCCATCCATTGACTGATCCGCTCAATAACTATGGATATGCGGTTCACTGGTACCCTGGTTATGGCGCATATGACAACTTCTCTATCCTGCAAGACCAGTGGAATACCAACGTGAAGGCAGCCGCTGACAAATATCCGATTAATATTACCGAGGTAACCTGGTTCAAAAACAAACCTGGCGATTCGGCCTATTGGAACTTGTTTAATGGCAGCAATGAAGGTTTTGGAACCAATACCAAAACGATTTTCAACGCATCAGGCAATGTCAGCATTGCAGCTCATATGAACGGATTCATTCTGGAGCCAGGCCAACGCAGTTCTTTTGCTGACCCAACGGCTGGACTGAAATGGGATGGAGATGCTTCACGGAGTGCCATGGGACGATTCCTGTTCAACTGGTACCATGAACGTGCCCAGACTTATCCGGGCAGTGGACAAGGGGGCGGACCGACAACGGGTCTTGTATCCGGTGCAACTTATAAAATCGTAGCCCGGCATTCCAACAAAGTTGTTGATGTTCCTGGTGGTCAAAATGAAAATAATCTTCAGCTCCAGCAGTGGAGCGATCTGGGCGGTAACCCTCAGAAGTGGGTTCTGACTTCGATCGGTAACGGCAACTATACACTCACAAGTGTGAACTCGCCGGACAAAGTCATCGACATTCGCAACGGTACCCTCACCAATGGGGAAGCGGTTCAACTCATGAGCAATCTGAACACAACCGCTCAGCATTTTAAGGTCAACGATCTTGGTAACGGGTACTGGAGTATCATTAACGTGAACAGCAATAAAGCGATTGAAGTGGCAAACGCTTCCACTTCGGATGGAGCCATGCTGCAGCAGAACACCTACACGGGTGCTACAAACCAACAATGGAAATTTGTTGCCGTTAGCAACTAA
- a CDS encoding carbohydrate ABC transporter permease: MTTSRLLSLEHWKGWLWAMIRFVLITGLSFVILFPIFQKVSTSIKAKGDLYSAVVVWIPQNFSIDNFKEAIRVMDYWATLFNTFALSATTTLLTTASCALAGYGFARLKFRGSNWLFAGVILTILVPPTTILIPVYLNLKSFDLMGLMTLIVGKPVNLLNTYWPFILTAITANSLKAGLYIFIFRQFFRGIPKEVEEAAYVDGASIGRTFSRIMLPNAIPSMVTVMLFSFVWQWNDSFYTTTYLTSSKVMSTQLSSLPYNLAQQVTDGAASQADPFYLSMIQDTGILLAILPLIVIYLFVQRYFVESVERTGIVG, translated from the coding sequence GTGACAACATCACGATTATTATCGCTGGAGCATTGGAAAGGCTGGCTGTGGGCCATGATCCGATTCGTTCTGATTACCGGGCTTTCCTTCGTTATCCTGTTTCCCATATTTCAGAAGGTTTCCACATCCATCAAAGCTAAAGGTGATCTGTATTCGGCAGTGGTGGTGTGGATTCCACAGAACTTCTCCATCGACAATTTCAAAGAGGCGATACGCGTAATGGATTACTGGGCAACGCTTTTTAATACGTTTGCCCTGTCTGCAACGACTACACTGCTGACTACAGCATCCTGTGCACTTGCAGGATACGGATTCGCCAGACTGAAATTCAGGGGAAGCAACTGGCTGTTTGCTGGTGTAATTCTGACGATTCTTGTACCGCCAACGACCATTCTCATTCCGGTATACCTGAATCTGAAAAGCTTTGATCTCATGGGGCTTATGACGCTTATAGTCGGCAAACCTGTTAATTTGCTTAATACCTATTGGCCGTTTATTCTGACGGCGATTACGGCCAATTCACTTAAGGCCGGTTTGTACATCTTTATCTTCCGGCAATTCTTCAGGGGTATTCCGAAGGAAGTGGAGGAGGCGGCCTATGTGGACGGCGCAAGCATCGGACGAACATTTTCAAGAATCATGCTGCCCAATGCCATTCCGTCCATGGTAACAGTCATGCTGTTTTCCTTCGTATGGCAGTGGAACGACAGCTTCTATACGACGACTTATCTGACTTCAAGTAAAGTCATGTCGACTCAGTTATCGTCCCTTCCGTATAATCTGGCCCAGCAGGTTACTGACGGTGCAGCTTCCCAGGCCGATCCGTTCTATCTGAGCATGATCCAGGATACAGGAATTCTTCTTGCCATTCTGCCTTTGATCGTCATCTATTTGTTTGTGCAACGATATTTCGTAGAGAGTGTAGAGCGTACGGGAATCGTCGGTTAA
- a CDS encoding sugar ABC transporter permease, protein MLPPIAYFIIFKYVPMMNAVLAFKDYNVIKGIWGSPWAGTKYFELLFKNPAFVMLIKNTLYISFYSLIVGFPIPILLALALNEIKNIRFKKTVQMVTYAPYFISTVVMVSIIMLFLSPRLGIVNTIAGALGFEAVNFLGEPGLFRSIYVFSDVWQGMGYSAVIYLAALAGVDPSLYEAAKVDGANRIQKIINVDLPGLLPAAVIILILSVGNIMAVGFEKIYLLQNPLNLSASEIISTYVYKIGLLNANYSFATAVGLFNSVINLILLLIVNAVAKRLSNTSLW, encoded by the coding sequence ATCCTGCCACCGATTGCTTACTTTATTATTTTCAAGTATGTACCCATGATGAATGCGGTCCTGGCATTTAAAGATTACAACGTCATCAAGGGGATCTGGGGCAGTCCGTGGGCCGGAACCAAGTATTTCGAATTACTTTTCAAAAATCCGGCGTTTGTTATGCTGATCAAGAACACACTCTACATTTCGTTTTACAGTCTAATCGTTGGTTTCCCGATTCCTATATTACTGGCGCTCGCGCTGAACGAAATCAAAAACATACGATTCAAAAAAACAGTACAAATGGTGACGTATGCTCCATATTTCATCTCTACCGTTGTTATGGTCTCCATCATTATGCTCTTTCTGTCGCCTAGGCTGGGTATTGTCAACACGATTGCAGGTGCCCTTGGTTTCGAAGCGGTGAATTTTCTCGGTGAGCCCGGACTGTTTCGATCCATCTACGTATTCTCCGATGTGTGGCAGGGAATGGGGTACTCTGCTGTGATATATCTGGCTGCTTTGGCAGGTGTTGATCCATCCCTGTATGAAGCCGCCAAAGTGGACGGAGCCAACCGAATACAGAAAATCATCAATGTTGATCTGCCTGGACTACTTCCGGCAGCCGTTATTATTCTGATCCTGAGTGTAGGGAATATCATGGCTGTTGGGTTCGAAAAAATATATTTGCTGCAAAATCCGCTCAACCTGTCTGCTTCGGAGATCATCTCCACGTATGTCTATAAAATAGGATTGCTGAATGCCAATTATAGCTTCGCTACTGCGGTTGGTCTGTTCAACTCGGTGATTAACCTGATTCTGCTATTAATCGTAAACGCGGTTGCCAAGCGACTGTCCAATACAAGCTTATGGTAA
- a CDS encoding helix-turn-helix domain-containing protein — MQLLWSKFSPVFRRFLISYLVILMIPQIAGYASYRASIEAARSSSIENSLKSLSLGKEIIERNLLQVEAFTRQLAVNPDLQNLIAGPKPHDLYNVYGMNRMQRSLSMYSSTNDYLSHFFIHIPNYNAIITPRTVYYRPEHYYAANQLDGMSFEQWHDRILKQPHFNEIIPLRNYKREILGTVLADVPAITFLQSLPLNSFNKPQATIGVMIDQDQMASLTQHIVDQYGGWTLVTDAEGQIIFSHGIEQAEAEQVAQSRQREGNAAETELNVQNVQPGSDGRLLISMQSSQNGWNYMAGIPEKALMTKADQIKQVTLVFTLATIALGLLFGLVLAYRNSAPVYRLLASFREQITDSPGRRGNEYDFLASHINNLIANNDSLKNAMNEQIPLLRDGFIKRLLTGEVYTSLELEVISSQAHISLHSSKGLAGLVKVNGYANPDSEETIHELGVARLLIKQVLTEWNAQLLITDWGADQIAFACPLDENQLNEAIGRCEKELNTLMEVIYREHRISTTIGTGAAYEVWNDAGRSFDEAKQALDYAIHMGTDHLVRFEDTMKENEMFYYPIESEQRLLNTIKVGEPEEAVRILEQLFLRNLEERELSYEMTQQFIMELKGTFLKLDEPKFKLDASLLEEYKSRVTSIQMTETITSLRAKFKRLTEDICGDFQRRRAGAHADTVNEMICFIQQHYGDANLTIYRIAEHMSKSEKFISQLFKEHTGENLSDYLERVRIDAASNLLHSTGQTIDEIAEATGYNSAHSFRRAFKRVRGISPSVFRKMDVHSG; from the coding sequence ATGCAGCTCCTATGGTCCAAATTTTCACCCGTGTTCCGCCGATTCCTCATTTCGTATCTTGTCATTCTGATGATTCCTCAAATTGCGGGATATGCCTCTTACCGAGCTTCCATTGAAGCGGCCCGTTCCAGCTCCATTGAGAACAGTTTGAAGTCGCTGAGTCTTGGGAAAGAGATCATTGAGCGAAATCTTCTTCAAGTCGAAGCTTTTACCAGACAGCTTGCCGTCAATCCCGATTTGCAAAATTTAATTGCTGGGCCAAAGCCGCATGATCTCTACAATGTCTACGGTATGAACCGTATGCAGCGGAGCCTCTCCATGTACAGCAGTACCAATGATTACTTGTCCCATTTCTTCATTCACATTCCAAACTACAATGCCATCATCACACCAAGAACCGTGTATTATCGTCCAGAGCATTATTATGCTGCCAATCAGCTGGACGGTATGTCGTTTGAACAATGGCATGACCGAATTCTCAAACAACCACACTTTAATGAAATCATACCGCTTCGAAACTATAAACGTGAAATACTCGGCACTGTGCTTGCAGACGTTCCCGCCATTACGTTTCTGCAATCTCTGCCTTTGAACAGCTTCAACAAACCGCAAGCCACGATTGGTGTCATGATTGATCAGGATCAGATGGCCAGCCTTACTCAACATATTGTGGATCAATATGGCGGCTGGACTCTCGTCACCGATGCGGAAGGACAGATCATTTTCTCCCATGGCATTGAACAAGCCGAAGCCGAGCAAGTGGCACAGAGTCGCCAGAGAGAAGGTAACGCTGCGGAAACGGAGCTGAACGTGCAGAATGTACAGCCTGGAAGTGATGGTCGGCTGCTGATATCGATGCAGTCCAGTCAAAATGGATGGAATTACATGGCAGGGATTCCAGAGAAAGCACTCATGACAAAAGCGGACCAAATCAAACAAGTCACGCTGGTCTTTACTTTGGCAACCATTGCCTTGGGACTGTTATTCGGGCTGGTTCTGGCCTATCGGAATAGTGCACCCGTTTACAGACTGTTGGCCTCTTTTCGGGAACAAATCACCGATTCCCCAGGCAGACGGGGCAATGAATATGATTTTTTGGCAAGCCATATTAACAATCTCATTGCTAATAATGACTCACTTAAAAACGCCATGAATGAGCAGATTCCGTTATTGAGAGACGGTTTTATCAAACGTTTGTTAACCGGAGAAGTCTATACCTCACTTGAGTTGGAGGTTATCTCATCCCAGGCGCACATTTCCCTTCATAGCAGCAAGGGCTTGGCAGGCTTAGTGAAGGTAAACGGATATGCCAATCCGGACAGTGAAGAAACTATCCATGAACTGGGTGTCGCAAGGCTGCTCATCAAACAGGTACTTACAGAGTGGAATGCGCAGCTGCTAATCACGGATTGGGGAGCAGACCAGATCGCTTTTGCCTGTCCATTGGATGAGAACCAACTGAATGAAGCTATAGGGAGATGTGAAAAAGAGCTGAACACCTTGATGGAAGTGATCTACCGGGAGCATCGGATATCCACAACAATTGGTACAGGTGCAGCTTACGAGGTTTGGAATGATGCAGGGCGTTCCTTTGACGAAGCCAAACAAGCTCTGGATTATGCCATTCATATGGGAACAGATCATCTGGTGAGATTTGAAGATACGATGAAGGAAAATGAAATGTTCTATTATCCGATTGAGTCTGAACAGCGCCTGCTGAACACGATCAAAGTCGGGGAGCCTGAAGAGGCGGTACGTATTCTGGAGCAATTATTTCTTCGTAATTTAGAGGAGCGGGAACTGTCCTACGAGATGACACAGCAGTTCATCATGGAGCTGAAGGGGACTTTTCTGAAGCTGGACGAACCAAAATTCAAGCTGGATGCCTCCCTGCTGGAGGAATATAAATCTCGGGTGACATCCATTCAGATGACAGAAACGATTACTTCGCTGCGTGCAAAGTTCAAACGGTTAACAGAAGACATTTGCGGTGATTTCCAGAGAAGAAGAGCAGGAGCACATGCGGATACAGTAAACGAAATGATTTGTTTTATCCAACAACATTATGGGGATGCAAACTTGACGATCTATCGGATTGCCGAGCACATGAGCAAGTCCGAGAAGTTTATATCCCAACTGTTCAAAGAACACACGGGAGAGAATCTTTCCGATTATTTAGAACGGGTACGCATTGATGCTGCCTCGAACTTGTTACACTCCACTGGTCAGACCATTGACGAGATAGCGGAGGCCACCGGGTATAACAGTGCACATTCATTCCGCCGAGCTTTCAAGCGGGTACGCGGCATTTCTCCGAGTGTATTTCGGAAAATGGACGTTCATAGCGGTTAA